The proteins below are encoded in one region of Clostridium pasteurianum DSM 525 = ATCC 6013:
- a CDS encoding molybdopterin-binding protein, which translates to MKTINIKEAIGLPIGHDITQIIPGEFKGVAFKRGHIIEEKDIDKLKSLGKEHIYIEDIPDEFIHEDDCAVRIAKAICNNSDYDISGVSEGKINIYSKIDGVFRVNEKRLYELNEIEHITIATIVNNAVVSEGQKIISERIVPLYTKRENIEKLERLCSYEEIFKVIPFVKQNIYLIITGTEIFNGTIKDKFYDTLRPKFEYYGCNIIKTVKLPDDKQRIKEEIRKAINMGVDMVVCTGGMSVDEDDLTPIAIKEEIEELIVHGVPVQPGNMFLLGYENHIPVMGIPTAAIFNDKTVFDMVLPLIVCKEKLNRDFFLKLAVGGLL; encoded by the coding sequence ATGAAAACTATAAATATAAAAGAAGCTATAGGTCTTCCTATAGGACATGATATTACTCAGATTATTCCAGGAGAGTTTAAGGGAGTAGCTTTTAAAAGAGGGCATATAATAGAAGAAAAGGATATAGATAAGTTAAAATCCTTAGGTAAAGAACATATTTATATAGAAGATATACCTGATGAATTCATCCATGAAGATGACTGTGCTGTAAGAATTGCCAAGGCTATTTGCAATAATAGTGATTATGATATAAGTGGCGTATCAGAAGGAAAAATAAATATATACTCAAAAATTGATGGAGTTTTTAGAGTAAATGAAAAAAGACTTTATGAGCTTAACGAAATAGAGCACATTACTATAGCAACTATTGTCAATAATGCAGTGGTATCAGAAGGGCAGAAAATTATATCGGAGAGAATAGTACCTTTATATACTAAGAGAGAAAATATTGAAAAGCTTGAAAGACTATGTAGTTATGAAGAAATATTTAAAGTTATTCCTTTTGTGAAACAAAATATATATTTAATAATTACAGGTACTGAAATATTTAATGGTACTATTAAAGATAAATTTTATGATACACTAAGACCTAAGTTTGAATATTATGGCTGTAATATTATAAAAACAGTAAAACTTCCAGATGATAAGCAGAGAATAAAAGAGGAAATAAGAAAAGCTATCAACATGGGAGTCGATATGGTGGTCTGTACTGGAGGGATGTCCGTAGATGAGGATGATTTAACTCCAATAGCTATAAAGGAAGAGATAGAGGAACTAATTGTTCATGGGGTGCCAGTACAGCCTGGGAATATGTTTTTGCTTGGATATGAAAATCATATACCAGTTATGGGAATTCCTACAGCGGCAATTTTTAATGATAAAACTGTATTTGATATGGTTTTACCACTTATAGTATGTAAAGAGAAATTAAATAGGGATTTTTTCTTAAAGTTAGCTGTAGGTGGATTGTTGTAA
- a CDS encoding LysR family transcriptional regulator — translation MDIRQIRYFLAVAEEGQITAAAKKLNISQPPLSQQLKALETELGVKLFIRNSRNIELTEAGIILRNKSEQIIELVNATEKELKDLNKGLEGTLNIGTVGSSAITVLPKKIYEFHQKYPNINFQMWDGSSTRIMELLNNGIIELGFVRTPFNTKVYNSLYIKNSELKNHTHDIMVTVAKSELYGNIDKDKISIKELENKPLIIHRRFENVITEAFNKLGLSPNIICKNDDIISSLTWANAGIGIALVPRTSSTLMYNTNLEIKEITNPSMEAKSALIWMKNRYLSTAASHFIEYFY, via the coding sequence ATGGATATTAGACAAATTAGATATTTTCTTGCCGTTGCAGAGGAAGGGCAAATAACTGCTGCAGCTAAAAAGTTAAATATTTCCCAGCCCCCTCTTAGTCAGCAACTAAAAGCTTTGGAAACTGAACTTGGAGTTAAATTATTTATACGAAATAGTAGAAATATAGAATTAACAGAAGCTGGAATCATACTTAGAAATAAATCCGAACAAATAATTGAATTAGTTAATGCTACTGAAAAGGAATTAAAAGATTTAAATAAAGGATTAGAAGGCACCCTTAATATTGGTACTGTAGGCTCTTCTGCCATTACTGTGTTACCCAAAAAAATATATGAATTTCATCAAAAATATCCTAATATAAACTTTCAGATGTGGGATGGAAGCAGTACTAGAATAATGGAGCTTTTAAATAATGGAATTATAGAGCTAGGCTTTGTACGTACTCCCTTCAATACTAAAGTCTATAATTCATTATATATAAAAAACAGTGAATTAAAAAATCATACTCATGATATTATGGTAACTGTAGCAAAATCAGAATTATATGGAAATATAGACAAAGATAAAATATCAATAAAAGAACTGGAAAATAAACCCCTTATAATTCATAGAAGATTTGAAAATGTAATAACAGAAGCTTTCAATAAATTAGGTTTATCTCCCAATATAATATGTAAAAATGATGATATTATATCATCATTAACTTGGGCAAATGCTGGTATTGGCATAGCATTAGTACCAAGAACTTCTTCTACACTTATGTACAATACAAATCTTGAAATTAAAGAGATTACAAATCCATCTATGGAAGCTAAATCAGCTTTAATCTGGATGAAAAATCGATATTTATCTACAGCTGCATCTCATTTTATAGAGTACTTTTATTGA
- a CDS encoding MFS transporter: MNRYIKLLTSGHLITDIYQGALPAMLPFLITEKHLSYAAAAFLIFAANLSSSIVQPIFGLYSDKISAPWTLPLGVFLGGLGIGVAGISSNYWVMAAAVAVSGIGIAAFHPEGARLANKFADKNKATSVSTFSAGGNVGFAVGPIITTEVLLLFGLKGTIILCLPAMIMSLILLLQLNTFYAKLQSINEEKALNGISNTADEWKPFVNLTATLLCRAIVFFGLNTFLPLYWIHVFNQSERSGSIALSILIISGVVGNLIAGRLSDKIGNKKVIIGGYSALIPLLFIFINVHNITIATGLLIPIGFALYTPFSPMVVLGQKYLPNHMGLASGVTLGLAVTMGGIVSPLLGWISDNHGIHAAVSSLTIIPIVAVLLASMLTKPKVDLVKEKTRNIKDVVSIDSDV, encoded by the coding sequence ATGAATCGATATATTAAATTATTGACATCAGGACATTTAATTACAGATATCTATCAAGGGGCATTACCTGCTATGCTGCCATTTCTTATTACAGAAAAACATCTCAGCTATGCAGCGGCTGCATTTTTGATTTTTGCAGCTAATCTCAGTTCTTCTATAGTTCAGCCTATATTTGGACTTTATTCGGATAAGATTTCAGCACCTTGGACATTGCCGTTAGGAGTTTTTCTTGGAGGACTTGGAATAGGTGTAGCAGGAATTAGTTCTAACTATTGGGTTATGGCTGCTGCAGTGGCTGTGAGTGGTATTGGAATAGCCGCCTTTCATCCAGAAGGAGCACGTTTGGCAAATAAATTTGCCGATAAAAATAAAGCCACTAGTGTGAGCACATTTTCAGCAGGTGGAAATGTAGGCTTTGCCGTAGGGCCAATAATAACAACAGAAGTATTGCTATTATTTGGACTAAAAGGAACAATCATTCTTTGTTTGCCAGCAATGATAATGAGTTTAATCTTATTGTTACAATTAAATACTTTTTATGCCAAATTACAAAGTATTAATGAGGAAAAGGCATTAAATGGAATTAGTAATACTGCTGATGAATGGAAGCCTTTTGTAAATTTAACTGCAACACTTCTTTGTCGTGCTATAGTATTCTTTGGACTTAATACATTCCTGCCTCTATATTGGATACATGTATTTAATCAATCAGAGAGGTCTGGAAGTATAGCATTATCAATATTGATTATTTCAGGAGTTGTTGGAAATCTTATTGCAGGACGTCTATCGGATAAAATAGGAAATAAAAAAGTAATAATAGGTGGATATTCTGCTCTTATACCACTTTTATTTATATTTATAAATGTTCATAATATTACTATTGCTACAGGGTTATTAATACCTATAGGTTTTGCACTTTATACTCCTTTTAGTCCAATGGTAGTACTTGGACAAAAATACTTGCCAAATCATATGGGATTGGCCTCTGGAGTTACTTTAGGTCTGGCAGTTACTATGGGAGGAATAGTTTCACCACTGCTTGGATGGATATCAGATAATCATGGAATACATGCAGCGGTATCCAGTTTAACTATTATACCTATTGTTGCGGTGCTTTTAGCATCTATGCTGACTAAACCAAAGGTAGATTTAGTTAAAGAAAAAACGAGAAACATAAAAGATGTTGTATCTATAGATAGTGATGTTTAA
- a CDS encoding NAD(P)-dependent oxidoreductase, with protein sequence MRIGFIGLGVMGKNMANNILKKGYELKVYDLSENVVKEFKEKGALVGESPAEVAKGADIVMTSLPNSEIVKSVILGEKGILESASAGTVIIDLSSITPKTIQHIAKEAEKKGVEVIDAPVSGGSTGAEKGTLTIMAGGKEEVFNDVKKVLKSIGEKIYYVGSVGAGDTVKLVNNLLLGANMAAVSEALTLGMKAGLDTDILFEIISKSSGNSYALTSKYERFIKEKNFKPGFMIDLQYKDLQLAVDTAKDLKMPLIIGNLTQQMYQMARSEGMGKEDISAMMKLYEKWL encoded by the coding sequence ATGAGAATAGGTTTTATCGGATTAGGTGTTATGGGAAAAAATATGGCTAATAATATATTAAAAAAAGGCTATGAACTTAAGGTTTATGATTTGTCAGAAAATGTTGTTAAGGAATTTAAGGAAAAAGGAGCTCTAGTTGGAGAGAGTCCTGCTGAAGTGGCCAAGGGAGCAGATATAGTAATGACTTCTCTTCCAAACTCTGAAATAGTTAAAAGTGTTATTTTAGGTGAAAAGGGTATTTTGGAGAGTGCTTCAGCTGGAACTGTAATAATAGATTTAAGCAGTATTACGCCTAAAACTATTCAACATATAGCTAAGGAAGCTGAGAAGAAAGGCGTAGAAGTAATAGATGCTCCCGTTAGTGGTGGTTCCACTGGTGCTGAAAAAGGTACACTGACTATTATGGCTGGAGGTAAGGAAGAAGTATTTAATGACGTAAAAAAAGTTTTGAAAAGTATAGGGGAAAAAATTTATTATGTAGGCAGTGTAGGGGCAGGTGATACAGTAAAGCTTGTAAATAATCTTTTACTTGGTGCAAATATGGCAGCAGTATCAGAAGCACTTACTTTGGGAATGAAAGCTGGTTTGGATACAGATATTTTATTTGAAATCATCAGTAAAAGCTCAGGTAATTCCTATGCTTTAACCTCTAAATATGAAAGGTTTATAAAAGAAAAAAATTTTAAACCTGGATTTATGATAGATCTCCAATATAAAGATTTACAACTTGCAGTAGATACAGCAAAGGATTTAAAAATGCCACTGATTATAGGAAATTTAACTCAGCAGATGTATCAAATGGCTAGAAGTGAAGGAATGGGTAAAGAAGATATTTCAGCAATGATGAAGCTTTATGAGAAGTGGTTGTAG